From Spea bombifrons isolate aSpeBom1 chromosome 6, aSpeBom1.2.pri, whole genome shotgun sequence, a single genomic window includes:
- the NRDC gene encoding nardilysin: protein MPARNPRKAACPCPPSRGDNSGSREELEPADSGEDTGISKSPSDPKKYRFIELENGLRALLISDLASAGQGHPESSDEEADDDDDDDEDDDDEEDWDSEDESEEDDDEDDEDDDENAEEETDSLHPSNKKSCTEKLSAAALCIGIGSFSDPEDLPGLAHFLEHMVFMGSEKYPDENGFDAFLKKHGGSDNASTDCERTIFQFDVQRKHFKEALDRWAQFFISPLMVGDAVDREVEAVDSEFQLARPSDSNRKEMLFGSLAKPGHPMSKFFWGNAQTLKHDPKDKNIDTHVRLREFYRMYYSAHYMTLAVQSRETLDTLEEWVREIFSKVPNNDLQKPDFSHLREPFDTPGFNALYRVIPIKKVHALTITWALPPQEKFYKVKPLHYISWLIGHEGKGSILSLLRKKCWALALFGGNSETGFEQNTTYSVFSISITLTDAGYEHFYEVTHIVFQYLKMLQQQGPQERIFREIQKIEANEFQYQEQTDPIENVENICENMQLFPKEDFLTGDQLLFEYVPDVISEALNDLTPQKANLLLLSPANEGKCDQKEKWFGTQYSADDIEPKWKELWATDFALNSDLHLPAENKFIATDFTLKTSDCPDTEYPEKIVDTKQGCLWYRKDDKFKIPKAYIRFHLISPIIQQSPENLVLFDIFVNILAHTLAEPAYEADVAQLEYKLVAGEHGLVIKVKGFNHKLPLLFELIIDHLAEFTASPDVFGMITEQLKKTYFNILIRPEKLGKDVRLLILEHKRWSMIEKYQSLLQGVSLDSLLSFVSQFKSRLYVEGLVQGNFTSKESANFLHYVTRKLQFQPLEVPVPVQFQVVELPSAHHLCKVKALNKEDANSEVTVYYQSGAKNLRDYTLMELLVMHMEEPCFDFLRTKQTLGYHVYPVCRNTSGILGFSVTVETQATKFNSDVVDQKIEEFLTCFGEKIASLTDEAFKTQVKALIKLKECEDTHLGEEVDRNWNEVLTQQYLFDRLEHEIDALKTFSKTDMVTWFQDHRGCDRRVLSVHVVGFGQKEPDNVTPPPLPGAPDSNSGIGGLTFLPPSPLMENCVQVKDIRGFTSTLKLLPYHKIIE, encoded by the exons ATGCCGGCCAGAAATCCACGCAAAGCCGCCTGCCCGTGTCCTCCCTCCCGGGGCGATAACAGCGGCAGCCGGGAGGAACTGGAGCCTGCAGACAGCGGCGAGGACACCGGCATCAGCAAGTCCCCAAGTGACCCCAAGAAGTACCG GTTTATCGAACTTGAGAATGGTCTGCGGGCTCTCCTTATTTCTGATCTGGCTTCTGCGGGTCAGGGCCACCCTGAGTCCTCAGATGAAGaggctgatgatgatgatgatgatgacgaagatgatgatgatgaagaagacTGGGACTCGGAGGATGAAAGTGAAGAAGATGATGACGAGGACGATGAAGATGACGATGAAAATGCAGAGGAGGAGACAGACAGTTTACACCCCAGCAACAAGAAAAGCTGCACAGAGAAGCTG TCCGCGGCTGCCCTGTGCATCGGGATAGGAAGTTTCAGCGATCCTGAGGACCTCCCGGGATTAGCGCACTTCTTGGAGCACA TGGTGTTTATGGGGAGTGAGAAATACCCCGACGAGAATGGCTTTGATGCTTTCCTCAAGAAACATGGCGGCAGCGACAATGCTTCCACAGACTGTGAGCGCACCATATTCCAGTTTGATGTACAACGGAAGCATTTCAAGGAGGCTTTGGACAG GTGGGCGCAGTTCTTTATCTCGCCGCTGATGGTCGGCGATGCTGTTGACAGAGAGGTGGAAGCCGTGGACAGCG AGTTTCAGCTTGCCAGGCCGTCTGATTCTAATCGCAAAGAGATGTTGTTTGGAAGTCTGGCTAAGCCTGGACACCCTATGAGCAAGTTTTTTTGGG GGAATGCCCAAACTCTGAAGCATGATCCCAAGGACAAGAATATAGACACCCATGTCCGACTGCGAGAGTTCTACAGAATGTACTACTCTGCCCATTACATGACCCTCGCGGTCCAGTCTAGAG AAACTCTGGATACGTTGGAGGAGTGGGTGAGGGAGATTTTCTCCAAGGTCCCAAATAA TGATTTGCAAAAACCTGATTTTAGCCACCTTCGTGAACCCTTCGATACTCCCGGATTTAATGCTCTGTACAGAG tgATACCTATTAAGAAGGTCCATGCTTTGACTATAACCTGGGCTCTCCCACCTCAAGAGAAGTTTTACaa GGTGAAGCCACTTCATTACATCTCGTGGTTAATAGGACACGAGGGTAAAGGCAGCATCCTCTCCCTTCTGCGTAAGAA GTGTTGGGCTCTGGCACTGTTTGGGGGTAACAGCGAGACCGGTTTTGAACAGAACACAACATACTCAGTTTTCAGCATTTCCATCACTTTAACCGATGCGGGATATGAGCATTTCTATGAG GTCACGCACATTGTCTTccagtatttaaaaatgttacagcAGCAGGGACCGCAAGAAAG gatcttCCGTGAAATTCAGAAAATTGAAGCTAATGAGTTTCAATATCAGGAGCAG ACGGACCCTATTGAGAACGTGGAGAATATCTGTGAAAATATGCAACTGTTTCCAAAGGAAGACTTTCTGACTGGAGATCAGCTGCTCTTCGAATACGTCCCTGAC GTCATCTCGGAGGCCTTGAATGATCTTACTCCTCAGAAGGCAAATCTTCTTTTGCTCTCTCCTGCCAATGAAGGAAAGTGTGACCAGAAGGAGAAATGGTTCGGTACCCAGTACAGCGCAGACG ATATCGAGCCAAAGTGGAAAGAGCTCTGGGCCACCGACTTTGCTTTGAACTCAGACCTGCATCTCCCGGCAGAAAACAAGTTCATTG CCACTGACTTTACGCTGAAGACCTCGGACTGTCCAGACACAGAATATCCAGAAAAAATAGTGGACACCAAGCAGGGCTGCCTATGGTATAGGAAAGACGATAAATTCAAGATTCCAAAGG CTTACATTCGATTCCACCTGATCTCCCCCATCATCCAGCAGTCGCCTGAAAA cctgGTTCTGTTTGACATCTTTGTCAATATCCTGGCTCACACGTTGGCTGAGCCGGCTTACGAGGCAGACGTGGCTCAGCTGGAATACAAGCTGGTTGCAGGAGAACACGGACTAGTCATTAAAGTGAAAGGGTTCAACCATAAACTACCT CTTCTCTTCGAGCTCATCATTGACCACCTGGCCGAGTTCACTGCCTCTCCTGATGTGTTTGGGATGATCACAGAACAGCTGAAGAAAACCTACTTCAACATTCTCATCAGACCAGAAAAACTGGGGAA GGACGTGCGTCTTCTGATCCTAGAACATAAACGTTGGTCCATGATTGAAAAGTACCAGTCTCTGCTCCAGGGAGTGAGCTTGGACAGTCTGCTGTCCTTCGTCAGTCAGTTCAAGTCTCGCCTCTACGTGGAGGGATTGGTACAGGGAAACTTCACCAGCAAG GAGTCTGCCAACTTCCTCCACTATGTCACCAG AAAGCTTCAGTTCCAGCCGCTGGAGGTGCCTGTCCCGGTGCAGTTCCAGGTGGTTGAATTACCGAGCGCTCATCACCTCTGCAAAGTAAAGGCTCTCAACAAAGAAGATGCCAATTCTGAAGTTACTGTTTATTACCAG TCCGGAGCAAAGAATTTACGCGACTACACATTAATGGAGCTGCTGGTT ATGCACATGGAAGAGCCGTGCTTCGATTTCCTGAGGACCAAGCAAACTCTGGG GTATCATGTGTACCCAGTCTGTAGAAACACATCTGGGATTTTGGGGTTTTCTGTCACTGTCGAAACCCAAGCAACTAAATTCAA CTCGGATGTAGTAGACCAGAAGATAGAGGAATTTCTTACCTGTTTTGGTGAAAAAATTGCCAGTTTGACAGACGAAGCCTTTAAAACACAG GTCAAAGCTTTAATAAAACTGAAGGAATGTGAAGATACTCACCTGGGAGAAGAAGTGGACAGAAACTGGAATGAGGTCCTCACCCAGCAGTATCTCTTCGACCGTTTGGAACATGAG ATTGACGCCCTGAAGACCTTCAGTAAAACAGACATGGTTACCTGGTTCCAGGATCACCGAGGCTGTGACAGGAGGGTTCTCAGCGTCCAT GTGGTTGGATTTGGGCAGAAAGAGCCGGATAATGTGACGCCACCACCTTTGCCAGGAGCTCCAGACTCTAACAGCGGTATCGGTGGTCTGACTTTCCTGCCCCCATCACCCCTCATGGAAAACTGTGTTCAGGTTAAAGACATCCGAGGCTTCACCTCCACCTTGAAACTTCTCCCATACCACAAAATAATTGAATGA